The region CTCGCATGAGCGGCCGTTCAGGGAAGCGCCGGACCAACTCATTCAGGAACTCTTTCGTGCTAATCTGAAGATGGAACGGGTATCCGCAGTTTTTGACGCAAATGTCCAAAAGCTATTGAAAAGAAGTCCTGTCAGCCAATGCGCCGGGCCTTGCACTAGTTACAAGACTGCAAAAGGGAGATCTGGCCTACCGCCAATGCTAATAATGAAACATTCTGGTTGCGGGAATTTATCAGGCGGACGATATCGAATGCTGCTTCTCGGGGACTAATGTAACCCATCAGTAAATGATCCATCGAATATTGTGCTTTCGGTTCAGAGCTGCGCGACTACTCACGCATTGCCTTTCTTGGAATTGACCAGGTCTGCAACTTCGAGGTTTAGAGCGAGGTTCGGCTCATAGTGGGAAAGATCGCAGGCGTTTCCTATCAGATTGAGCGTTTTGGTTAGCTGAGGAGACTAAAGCTGCCATTCAGTGTTGTATAACGTACGAATGGCCCTCTGAAGAGGGGTGAAGCCCAGGTCAGCATAGGCACCACTAAAGCGGTCCCTAGCTGCCATTCGTGCGGAAGCGGCCTCCAGGGTGACGACGGGGGCCAGatcaaaaaataaaataaagacgTGAGAGTCCCAAAAGAGGAGACGGTAGCTCTGGGGAGCTGAGACGATGAGCGTATATTAGACAGGGAGGAGTGGTGGAGTTGGCGAGGACCGATGATGGGTCGCCGGCCGGAGTGTCTGGCGGCGTTTAGCTCTAATTCCACGTGTTTGGCTCAAGCGTTTCTTTGGCTCTCAACTTCTTGCGTCGCTCGAGATTTCTTTCGTATCTCTCCAGTCACGTCTATCTTGAATTGATTCTCTCATTcattttttaaaaaaatatttatcgTAATCATGGTCCGCCACAAGAAAGACAACTTCTCCCGCGGAGGAAAGAAATTCTCCAACCCCCGCCCACGCCCAGTACCCCGCGATCGCGAAGGAAACGATTCGTCTTCGAGACCTCCATTCAAAGCTGCCTGCTGGGATCTCGGCCATTGCGATCCGAAGAGATGCTCGGGAAAGAGGCTGATGCACTTTGGCTTGATGCGAGAGCTAGCGATAGGACAGAAGTTCCAGGGTGTGGTTGTATCGTATGTCTccaaaaaaagaataacgTATTGACGCTCACCAACTTACCCAAATTAAAGTCCCAATGCGAAAAAAGTCGTTTCCCCCGCCGATAGAGAACTTCTAGAGCAATACGGTGCTGCTGTGGTAGAGTGTTCGTGGGTGAGGGTCCAAGAAGTACCCTGGGCACGAATCGGCGGGAAATGCGAACGACTCTGTATGTCTCTCCCAGCCGTTGAATTCAGCGGTAGCTAACTGGAACTAGTGCCCTACCTCATAGCAGCCAACACAGTTAACTACGGAAAGCCATGGCGATTAAACTGCGTCGAAGCCCTTGCCGCTTGCTTCTATATCTGCGGACACGAAGACTGGGCTCAAGAGGTACTGAAACACTTTCGATACGGCGAGGCCTTTCTCGAAATCAACTCCCAACTCTTGAAACGGTATGCGGCGTGcgagacggaggaggacgtTAAACGGACAGAGGAGGAATGGCTGGcaaagatagagagagaatATGAAGAGAGCAGGGAAGGAGGTGCAGACGACATGTGGACAATCGGGAATACGAATCGAAAAACACTGCCAGATTCGGACGACGACAATGACGAGGATAGCGATaatgagggaggagagggagacggcgaagaagaggaagaagaaaaagaccCATATGCCATATCTGACGACTCTGAAGACGAAGCCCAAATGGCCGCCATTCGCGCGAAAATCCTCAACTCAAAATCCTTCCAGAATCCATCCGTCTCCGATAAAGCGCAGCCAGAAAAGATCGAACGTTCAGATGCTCGGCCATTGGGAGACTCAGATGCCGAGTCTGGCTCGAGTGATAGTGAGGATGATGCCTTTGACAACATCATAAATGCTACGCCTGTCACCGACCGAACAGGTATAATAGCTGCAGGGAGGAACCAGGCGAAAGACACGTTTAGTGCCTCATTTTCGAGGACCGTGGTCAATGCGCCGAAGAGGGGATAGTTCTTTGACATTGGAATAAGCAACCAAAAGTTATGCTACCATTTTATAATGAATgtatgaatatatataacatgAACTATTTGTTACTGATGTACATACGTATAATACATCACTAGTAGGATGAACATAAGTTGTATGCATGACATTTACAAGCAGCAGTCTTTTGCAAATAATACTACCAAATCCCCCAGCCATAAACATCGCGCCCATAAAGACAGAAAGAACAGCACGCAAAAAAGAAGGGGGGATATTTTAGGCAAACAAAAAAGAGTACTGTGCATAGAATCAAAAGAGGACAGAACGTGTTTTCAGAACCATTCGAAACGCGCAGATACAAACCCTTTTCCTCCATGAAACCCCCAGAATCCCGATTATCCAATCATCAAGTCACATTACATTACATATAGTAGGTTCACATCTAATTAAATCCGTCAGAAAAGCCCTCGTACAAAGACATATTATCCAGGAAGAGTATACGTACCCAATGGGTGACTCGCACTCAGCTGCGGTTTCTGTGAGTATTTCGACTCCAGCTCATCTCGGATGCTGTTCAGCAGTTGCACATAGCTTTGCTGCGGGTTCTTGCGCATGGCGGCAATGAAGGCCCAAGACATCGCACCGGTGGCCTGACCGGCGATCTGGGCGTCGGAGCTGGTCTGAGAATCTTTGCTTCCAGACCACATGATGACATCTGCGGGACTGGTCCTGGTCTGCTTGGTTCGCTCATAGGCTTCATCGCCCTTGGCTGCCTTCTTGATAAATCCGACGGCTGTGGACATCATACTTCCCATGTCGCCACGCGCATACGACGAAATGACCCCTAGTAGGCCTTGGCCGGCTTCCTTTGCGAGGTTGGGCTCCTTGAGGATACCCTGTGTGGAGTAGATGTACGGCAGATCCAGGGCAGAGCCTGAATGACACGAGTCAAAAATCGCTGTGAGTCGCACGCCTGGCGCCAAAGGCTTCACCATGATCCGATGCATCTCATCATCGACTACGTGTCCCGCCACACGGAAGTCCACAGGGTAGATCACTTCGTCATAtccgtcatcctcgtcgccgtccAAGTCAGGCGTCTGTCCACCGTGTCCAGAGTaatggaagaagagggaatCGTTCGGCCGCGCGTCTTTGACCAGCCAGTGCATCGCACGCAGGATATTCGCCTTCGTTGGTTGGCTCATCGGGTTTTGTTGGTCATCAGTCAGGAGTACCATGTCTTCGCGGGCATAGCCAAAGTTCTGGTTAAGGTATGTTGACATGTTCTTCACATCGTTGATACACCCACGCAGCTGTCCCTTCTGGCCGAAATAGTTGATACCAATCATAAGggcctttctttttcctgtGCAACGAGAGTACTGGAAGCTGTATCCTTGGGGCGCGCCATGGCCGAAGGCTTGGGGTTGGGAAGGCGGAGCGGATGGGCCACCGTGGGAGGATGGATAGTGTCTTTGATAAGACGGGTCTGAAGCAATGTCAGCATGTTATAGAAACAAAAACTATCGCGATCTCACGCACTTTGGCCTTGGTACATCTGGCCGCCATTTGGAGGAGCAGATGAGTGTGGATAACCGGCCGGAGGACCCTACATGACGAAGTCAGCAACGGACAGCTCAAGGGACGATCACCTCTGATCTGCAACGTACATTGTAGCCATTATGGGAAGGATACGGTTGGGGCGAGTGATGGCCGTATTGGTAAGGGTTGCtaggaggaggatgttgctgACGGTAGGCCTGGCCCGGAtagccgccgccgccgccgccgccgtacgatgattgttgatggtgatgcaTTTGTC is a window of Aspergillus puulaauensis MK2 DNA, chromosome 4, nearly complete sequence DNA encoding:
- the TSR3 gene encoding ribosome biogenesis TSR3 family protein (BUSCO:EOG092656RK;~COG:S;~EggNog:ENOG410PI8M;~InterPro:IPR007209,IPR022968,IPR007177;~PFAM:PF04068,PF04034;~go_function: GO:0016740 - transferase activity [Evidence IEA];~go_process: GO:0006364 - rRNA processing [Evidence IEA]); translation: MVRHKKDNFSRGGKKFSNPRPRPVPRDREGNDSSSRPPFKAACWDLGHCDPKRCSGKRLMHFGLMRELAIGQKFQGVVVSPNAKKVVSPADRELLEQYGAAVVECSWVRVQEVPWARIGGKCERLLPYLIAANTVNYGKPWRLNCVEALAACFYICGHEDWAQEVLKHFRYGEAFLEINSQLLKRYAACETEEDVKRTEEEWLAKIEREYEESREGGADDMWTIGNTNRKTLPDSDDDNDEDSDNEGGEGDGEEEEEEKDPYAISDDSEDEAQMAAIRAKILNSKSFQNPSVSDKAQPEKIERSDARPLGDSDAESGSSDSEDDAFDNIINATPVTDRTGIIAAGRNQAKDTFSASFSRTVVNAPKRG
- the MCA1_2 gene encoding Ca(2+)-dependent cysteine protease (COG:D,O;~EggNog:ENOG410PGJT;~InterPro:IPR029030;~MEROPS:MER0114503;~PFAM:PF00656), with the protein product MSYYPPYSGAPGYPPPQHQYPPQNYNSPPPYQQMHHHQQSSYGGGGGGGYPGQAYRQQHPPPSNPYQYGHHSPQPYPSHNGYNGPPAGYPHSSAPPNGGQMYQGQNPSYQRHYPSSHGGPSAPPSQPQAFGHGAPQGYSFQYSRCTGKRKALMIGINYFGQKGQLRGCINDVKNMSTYLNQNFGYAREDMVLLTDDQQNPMSQPTKANILRAMHWLVKDARPNDSLFFHYSGHGGQTPDLDGDEDDGYDEVIYPVDFRVAGHVVDDEMHRIMVKPLAPGVRLTAIFDSCHSGSALDLPYIYSTQGILKEPNLAKEAGQGLLGVISSYARGDMGSMMSTAVGFIKKAAKGDEAYERTKQTRTSPADVIMWSGSKDSQTSSDAQIAGQATGAMSWAFIAAMRKNPQQSYVQLLNSIRDELESKYSQKPQLSASHPLDVNLLYVM